From the genome of Pieris rapae chromosome 5, ilPieRapa1.1, whole genome shotgun sequence, one region includes:
- the LOC110996389 gene encoding gastric triacylglycerol lipase codes for MASKVKLTFNVLFISAAVILGNVIRFKLLPINNETKLSLGYPRDSLLNFTELASEYGYVTEEHTVVTEDQYLLTVFRIVRGRNCKGKIKSPPVILMHGLLQSSDAWLDAGPSAGLAYLLADACYDLWVGNQRGNYYGRRHMKYNPDEDAEFWNFSVDEIGFYDIPATIDYVLNHTNVNKLNYIGYSQGSGTLFIMCSERPEYCEKVNILIGLAPAARQTYTKSVIYRLATTSITALEGVIRGAGLQEIFAKGQLSQETLGFICQMSAIAEPICGTAEQLIDSFHPGSITNRTLQVMFGHFPAGTSVHNMARYGQSMSSDKFQKFDYGKDVNLVKYGSEMPPEYNLNRMTAPIVIIYGRNDHLVDPKDIAWLVKQLPNVAKVMEVTDPLWNHFDVTYSQYTSELIFPTVNKYLTKSSTF; via the coding sequence ATGGCGTCAAAAGTAAAACTCACGTTCAATGTCCTTTTCATATCCGCGGCGGTAATTCTTGGTAATGTGATCCGTTTCAAACTTCTGCCTATAAACAATGAAACGAAACTCTCGCTTGGGTATCCTAGGGATAGCCTTCTGAATTTCACAGAATTGGCCAGTGAATATGGATATGTGACTGAGGAACATACAGTCGTCACTGAAGATCAATATTTGTTAACCGTGTTCAGGATTGTGCGAGGCAGGAATTGTAAAGGGAAAATTAAATCACCGCCAGTGATTCTCATGCATGGATTGCTGCAAAGTTCTGACGCGTGGCTGGATGCAGGCCCGAGCGCCGGCCTGGCCTATCTCCTAGCAGATGCGTGTTATGACCTGTGGGTCGGAAATCAAAGAGGTAATTATTATGGCAGGCGACACATGAAATATAATCCAGATGAAGACGCCGAATTCTGGAACTTTTCCGTCGACGAAATTGGGTTTTATGACATTCCAGCTACTATTGATTATGTTCTAAATCACACTAATGTTAACAAATTAAACTACATCGGATATTCCCAGGGTTCTGGAACCTTATTTATCATGTGTTCTGAAAGACCTGAGTATTGTGAAaaagtgaatattttaattggtcTTGCGCCGGCTGCGAGGCAAACGTATACAAAGTCTGTGATTTACAGATTAGCAACTACAAGTATCACAGCATTGGAGGGTGTTATAAGAGGCGCTGGTCTTCAAGAGATTTTTGCAAAGGGACAACTGAGCCAGGAAACTCTTGGGTTTATCTGTCAAATGAGTGCGATAGCGGAACCAATCTGTGGTACTGCCGAACAGTTGATTGATTCCTTCCACCCGGGGTCAATAACAAATAGGACTCTGCAAGTAATGTTTGGACATTTTCCGGCTGGAACATCTGTTCATAACATGGCGAGGTATGGCCAGAGTATGTCGTCGGATAAGTTCCAGAAGTTTGACTATGGGAAAGATGTAAATTTAGTGAAATATGGTAGTGAAATGCCTCCGGAATATAACTTGAATCGAATGACAGCGCCCATAGTGATAATATATGGGAGGAATGATCATTTGGTTGATCCAAAAGATATCGCCTGGTTGGTGAAACAATTACCGAATGTTGCTAAAGTTATGGAAGTGACTGATCCTCTTTGGAACCATTTTGACGTGACATATAGTCAATATACCAGTGAGTTAATTTTTCCGACTGtgaataaatacttaacaaAATCTAGCACATTTTAA